One window from the genome of Oryza glaberrima chromosome 3, OglaRS2, whole genome shotgun sequence encodes:
- the LOC127767318 gene encoding probable mitochondrial import inner membrane translocase subunit TIM21, whose translation MASRIARLLQHQNRRLLSTAAEASSRRPPRAPLGGAIPKHEVAKAEASSLKKSRWYMIKSNPSSPLTTQRESHKVSTHLVRPSASYSTQASEQNPKEGTKDLKTVEDPFDSPTYNIPEKPVTFAEGASYSLVIVAGLGIAAVAGYAVFKELIFEPKEYKIFGKALARVQNDSQVTAKIGYPVTGYGNESRNRAARQRIPNKVWTDEDGVEHVEVNFYIRGPHGAGKVYSEMFKDNNDRSWKFTYLIVEIVSPHRAQLMLESYVPA comes from the exons ATGGCGTCCCGGATCGCGAGGCTGCTACAGCACCAgaaccgccgcctcctctccaccgccgcggaggcctcctcccgccgtccgccgcgcgcTCCCCTCGGCGGCGCCATCCCCAAG catgaAGTTGCAAAGGCTGAAG CctcatctttaaaaaaatcaaggtGGTACATGATCAAGTCAAACCCTTCAAGTCCTCTCACAACACAGCGTGAAAGCCACAAAGTATCTACTCATTTAGTTAGGCCTTCTGCATCCTACTCCACACAAGCTTCAGAGCAGAACCCAAAAGAG GGTACAAAAGACCTGAAAACTGTTGAAGATCCATTTGATTCCCCTACCTACAACATACCTGAGAAGCCAGTGACATTTGCTGAAGGGGCTTCCTACAGTCTTGTAATAGTTGCGGGACTTGGAATTGCAGCAGTGGCTGGATATGCTGTTTTCAAAGAACTTATATTTGAACCAAAAGA GTACAAGATTTTTGGAAAAGCGCTAGCAAGAGTACAGAATGACAGTCAG GTTACAGCAAAAATTGGGTATCCTGTTACTGGATATGGCAATGAAAGTAGAAATCGTGCAGCTCGGCAGCGCATTCCTAACAAGGTTTGGACAGATGAGGACGGTGTTGAACATGTGGAG GTAAACTTCTATATCCGAGGACCACATGGAGCTGGAAAGGTGTATTCAGAGATGTTCAAAGATAACAATGACAGGAGTTGGAAGTTCACATACCTTATTGTTGAGATTGTGTCTCCGCATCGTGCACAACTAATGTTAGAATCTTACGTACCAGCATAA
- the LOC127766489 gene encoding protein MOS2-like yields the protein MEKEKKLSFSIPSKARPPRPASRPAATAAAAAASDDGEYSARAPAPQFVTEFDPTQTLATGAAPSVIAPLQNSGHFLNHRSRKPSSLPTPEEEAALAASAAGGPSFVLDTSTAPDNPSSHIAYGLTVRNAAAELEKAAEPEKTPPPPPAAGAPSGDLMLRRYKEDMASLPDHRGLDEFRDVPVEGFGAALLAGYGWSEGKGIGRNNKGDTKVVEYDRRAGTQGLGYNPSEADPKKTRAGEWVVGGNKETQNGNAKKRDRDSRGRTEDRDSSSRQKRSGERRAEREVQEKDRNSRHTKQVKIGGGGGDKMRWLHSDIKVRVVSERLSKKLYLKKGRVLDVVGPTTCDIIMDDQSELVQGVEQDMLETVLPRTNGLVLLLAGEHKGLCGHLVEKNSEEETGVVELSNTKDMIRVKYDQIAEYIGDPESLEY from the coding sequence atggagaaggagaagaagctgTCCTTCTCCATCCCCTCCAAGGCCCGGCCGCCCAGGCCGGCCtcccgccccgccgccaccgccgccgccgccgccgcatccgacGACGGCGAGTACTCCGCGCGCGCCCCGGCCCCGCAGTTCGTCACCGAGTTCGACcccacccaaaccctagccaccggGGCCGCGCCGTCCGTCATCGCGCCGCTCCAGAACTCCGGCCACTTCCTCAACCACCGCTCCCGCAAGCCCTCCTCGCTCCCCaccccggaggaggaggccgccctcgccgcgtccgccgccggcggccccTCCTTCGTGCTCGACACGTCCACCGCCCCCGACAACCCCTCTTCCCACATCGCCTATGGCCTCACCGTTCGCAACGCCGCGGCGGAGTtggagaaggcggcggagccggagaagacgcccccgcctcctcctgcaGCTGGTGCCCCCAGCGGCGACCTTATGCTGCGGAGGTACAAGGAGGACATGGCCAGTCTCCCCGATCACCGCGGCTTAGATGAGTTCCGCGATGTGCCCGTCGAGGGATTTGGTGCTGCGCTGCTTGCTGGATACGGCTGGTCGGAAGGTAAAGGTATTGGCAGGAACAATAAGGGGGATACCAAGGTTGTTGAATATGACCGCCGTGCCGGTACACAAGGGTTAGGCTACAATCCCTCTGAGGCTGACCCTAAGAAGACTCGCGCTGGCGAATGGGTTGTTGGTGGGAACAAGGAGACCCAGAATGGAAATGCGAAGAAGAGAGACCGTGACAGTAGAGGTAGAACAGAGGATAGAGACTCAAGCTCCCGCCAGAAGAGATCCGGTGAGCGGAGGGCAGAGAGAGAGGTCCAAGAAAAGGATAGAAATTCTCGACATACTAAACAAGTTAAgattggtggtggtggaggtgacaAGATGCGGTGGTTACACAGCGATATCAAGGTTAGGGTGGTTAGTGAGAGGTTGAGCAAGAAGCTGTACTTGAAGAAGGGGAGAGTTCTCGATGTTGTGGGACCTACAACATGTGACATAATTATGGATGATCAGTCTGAGCTGGTGCAAGGGGTAGAGCAGGATATGCTCGAAACAGTCCTGCCACGGACGAATGGGCTGGTGCTTTTGCTTGCTGGGGAGCACAAAGGATTATGTGGGCACCTTGTTGAGAAGAATTCAGAGGAGGAGACCGGAGTGGTGGAGCTGTCCAATACAAAGGACATGATACGAGTGAAATACGACCAGATCGCAGAATATATTGGAGACCCAGAGTCTCTTGAGTACTAG
- the LOC127765884 gene encoding serine/threonine-protein kinase WAG1-like, translating into MQAAPPPPPPMDVLDHAPPSPLSSDILPHFPPSLADAGAGALDLSFTSTASASTSSFTTATTFSARSSLSLPSFSSSTSLSPRPHSSSSSPHWALLAAARAATPDGVLRLAHLHLIRELGHGHLARVFLCRLKSSPPASPLFALKVVDLRDDDPSRVTHVLAESRVLSSLDHPFVPTLYARLDAGRYACFLMDYCSGGDLHAVLRRRPGGRLPVAAARFYAAEVLLALEYLHALGFVYRDLKPENVLLRGDGHVVLSDFDLALPASVEPAVRRRQVRKLSRRKNRIVPSCFSANGGSGDDGDEVNAKEQFEFVAEPTTANSKDCVGTHEYLAPELVSGSGHGNGVDWWAFGVFLYELVYGRTPFKGHAKDATLKNILAKQVTYPQLDGEADAAQLRDLIGRLLERDPRRRMGSARGAAEIKRHPFFAGVDWALIRCVAPPVVPDKDAAAAGAGDKKAKLGSWNSMGGKKRSSFGRKSNYEERQGVFRKLMSWSQESRSKKAKTNKVKL; encoded by the coding sequence ATGcaagcagcgccgccgccgccgccgccaatggaCGTACTCGACCACGCCCCGCCGTCCCCGCTCTCCTCCGACATTTTGCCCcacttccctccctccctcgccgacgccggcgccggcgcgctggACCTGTCCTtcacctccaccgcctccgcctccacctcctccttcaccaccgccaccaccttcaGCGCGCGGAGCTCGCTCTCCCTGCCGTCCTTCTCGTCCTCCACCTCGCTCTCCCCGCGGCCGCActcgtcctcctcgtccccGCACTGGGCGCTCCTCGCGGCCGCGCGGGCCGCCACGCCCGACGGCGTCCTCCGCCTCGCGCACCTCCACCTCATCCGCGAGCTGGGCCACGGCCACCTCGCGCGGGTGTTCCTGTGCCGCCTCAAGagctcgccgcccgcctccccgctCTTCGCGCTCAAGGTCGTCGACCTCCGCGACGACGACCCATCACGTGTCACCCACGTGCTGGCGGAGTCCCGCGTCCTCTCCTCGCTCGACCACCCCTTCGTGCCCACCCTCTACGCGCGCCTCGACGCCGGCCGCTACGCGTGCTTCCTCATGGACTACTGCTCCGGTGGCGACCTCCACGCGGtgctccggcgccgccccggGGGACGCCTGCCCGTCGCCGCGGCGAGGTTCTACGCCGCAGAGGTGCTCCTCGCGCTCGAGTACCTGCACGCGCTCGGCTTCGTGTACCGCGACCTCAAGCCGGAGAACGTCCTGCTCCGCGGCGACGGCCACGTCGTGCTCTCTGACTTCGACCTCGCGCTCCCGGCGTCCGTGGagcccgccgtccgccgccgccaggttCGGAAACTGAGCCGGCGCAAGAATAGAATCGTGCCGTCCTGCTTCTCCGccaatggcggcagcggcgacgacggcgacgaggttaACGCGAAGGAACAGTTCGAGTTCGTCGCCGAGCCGACGACGGCGAACTCAAAGGACTGCGTGGGCACGCACGAGTACCTCGCGCCGGAGCTCGTGAGCGGGAGCGGCCACGGCAACGGCGTCGACTGGTGGGCCTTCGGCGTCTTCCTCTACGAGCTCGTGTACGGTCGCACGCCGTTCAAGGGGCACGCCAAGGACGCCACGCTCAAGAACATCCTCGCCAAGCAGGTCACGTACCCGCAGCtcgacggcgaggccgacgccgcGCAGCTGCGCGACCTCATCGGCAGGCTGCTCGAGAGGGACCCGCGGCGGCGCATGGGctccgcgcgcggcgccgccgagatCAAGAGGCACCCGTTCTTCGCCGGCGTGGACTGGGCGCTCATACGGTgcgtggcgccgccggtggtgccCGACAaggacgcggcggccgccggcgccggcgacaagaAGGCGAAGCTGGGGAGCTGGAACAGCATGGGAGGCAAGAAGCGCAGCAGCTTCGGGAGGAAATCGAATTACGAGGAAAGGCAGGGGGTTTTCCGCAAACTGATGAGCTGGAGTCAAGAGAGCCGATCCAAGAAGGCAAAGACGAACAAAGTCAAGCTATAA
- the LOC127767317 gene encoding uncharacterized protein LOC127767317, with amino-acid sequence MSSYDQMLAPLLGAGRSAWTAHDGGGGGGEAVVRQILKCTRWQLEETTDFVTCPYHYYCDSSYPGDYHAAVGVLVAAFAAYCFLSTLAFTVLDLARSGGGGGGAGGVRGIRRKYLLPSGPFLLPLVLLVLAKGQRINAVFPLAQLGPALLLLLQASALAFRNEADGDIRYAVLEASTVSGVLHASLYLDAVVLPYYTGLEALRWSQFSGECATCLCRMEPLVVGGTAVRYRGLSKTALAIIFALCSRMVCRIYGEERLSAWTRSALEAAGWVFVAADAVYLVGWVAIEGGAVAVLAYSLVAGLVFLSVFGKVYRFLAWLETRQSQWKSSLCHSAV; translated from the coding sequence ATGTCGTCGTATGACCAGATGCTCGCGCCGCTTCTTGGCGCCGGCCGGTCGGCGTGGACggcgcacgacggcggcggcggcggcggagaagccgTGGTGAGGCAGATACTCAAGTGCACGAGGTGGCAGCTGGAGGAGACGACGGACTTCGTCACCTGCCCGTACCACTACTACTGCGACAGCTCGTACCCGGGCGACTaccacgccgccgtcggcgtgctcgtcgccgccttcgccgcgtaCTGCTTCCTCTCGACGCTCGCGTTCACGGTGCTCGACctggcgaggagcggcggcggcggcggcggcgcgggcggggtgAGGGGGATCAGGAGGAAGTACCTGCTCCCGTCGGGGCCGTTCCTGCTGCCGCTGGTGCTGCTCGTGCTCGCCAAGGGGCAGCGGATCAACGCCGTGTTCCCGCTCGCGCAGCTCGGCCCggcattgctgctgctgctgcaggcgTCGGCGCTGGCGTTCCGGaacgaggccgacggcgacatCCGGTACGCGGTGCTGGAGGCGTCCACCGTCTCCGGCGTGCTGCACGCCAGCCTGTACCTCGACGCCGTCGTGCTCCCCTACTACACGGGGCTGgaggcgctccggtggtcgcaGTTTTCCGGCGAGTGCGCGACCTGCCTCTGCCGCATGGAgcccctcgtcgtcggcggcacgGCGGTGCGGTACCGCGGCCTCTCCAAGACGGCGCTGGCGATCATCTTCGCGCTGTGCTCGCGGATGGTGTGCCGGATTTACGGCGAGGAGCGGCTCAGCGCGTGGACGCGGTCGGCGCTGGAGGCCGCCGGCTGGGTGTTCGTGGCGGCCGACGCCGTCTACCTCGTCGGCTGGGTCGCCATcgagggcggcgccgtcgccgtgctgGCGTAcagcctcgtcgccggcctcgtctTCCTCAGCGTCTTCGGCAAGGTCTACAGATTCTTGGCATGGTTGGAGACGAGACAATCTCAATGGAAATCAAGCCTCTGCCATAGCGCTGTATGA